The genomic region AGTGCTGCTGCATCTTCCCGGTGCGGCTCGAGCACCCCATGCCGAGGTTCTTCAGCGTCCCGCCGAAACCGGTCAGCTCGTGGCACTTGAAGTGGGAGACTGCGACGAGCGAGTCCGCCTCGAGGATCTCGGCGCCGATGTTCACCGTTTTCAGTATCTCCCCGTCCACCTGGACGTCCTTGGCGTTATGCCCCTTGATGCCGTCCAGCATGATGAGCGGCGCACCCACGACTGCGTAGGCGAAGCCGTTCTCGACGGCGCAGCTTAGCGCCGAGACTGCCTCCTTGCGCTCGCCCGGGTACAGGGTGGAGGAGTCGGTGAGAAAGGGCTTCCCCTGGCACGCCTTGATCTCGTCCACCACGCGGCGCACGAAGATGGGGCGCACGAAGGTGTGGTTTCCCCTTTCGCCGAAATGCACCTTCACGGCGACGAGGTCGCCCGGCGCCACGGCGTCCTCGACTCCCGCCTCCTTCATGAGACGACCGATCTTGGCGAAAAGATTCTCACGCGCCCCTGCCCGCATGTCGGCAAAAAAGACCTTGCTGCTCATCGTTTACCCCTCCCTGAGTCCACGGCAAACCTCCTGCCGGCTGCCCGAAGTTTTAATGATTGCGATTGGTATCACATATCCGGCGCCAATTCAACAGTCGTCAACTTTTCCTTGCCCTGTCCGTAAAATATGTTATTTATTAAAAATTCTGACGGGATGAGGTAAGGTCCCGGGTCGACAAGCGACCAGTAGCGGCATTTCTTCAGATACCGGCTTCGATGGAGGCTGATGCGACGGCCCCGGTACCATTAAAGAAGTCAGAACCTTTGACTCTCCAGGCACCTCGCCAGAGGAAGGAGGGAACGATGGCAGAGACAAAAATCAAGCTGGAGAAGGGAGTGCGGATGATTGAATGTGATGAGCGCGAACTCTGGATCCTGGGACTCGGGGACAGGGTCGAGAGGGGGGCCATCGTGTGCAGCTACCTGGCCGAGGGCGGCCACCGCGCCAGGACGGCGAAGGTATCCGAGCTGGCGAACTGCACCCCGAAGGCGATCCTTTTGGATCTTTCCCCCTGGTCGGACGACGGGTGGGGTGTGCTCCTTGCCCTGAAGGAGAACACCGCGACGCGGGAGATCCCGATCCTCCCCATGTACCTCTCAGAGATCGGGCAGGTGGGGGCGGTGTTCCCGGTGGCGGGCTTCTTCACCCTACCCATAGACAAGAAGTACCTGGCCAAGAAGCTCAAGCAGTTCGGGCTCACGGACGAATCGGACGATTACGACCTGCAGGTGATGATAGTGACCCGCAGGGGGGAGGAGGACGTCCAGCACGCCATCACCGATCTGGGCTTCGAGGTGGTAAACGCCTACACCGGCAAGGAGGCGGTGGCGCTTGGGACCATCGTGCACCCCTACATGATGTTCTGCGCGCTCATGCTCCCGGACCAGGCCTCGTTCGAGCTTTTGGAGCGTTTCCGCCTCTACCCGCAGACCCGCAACATCCCCTTCTTCGTGCTCTTGAAGGGGGAGATGAAAGACGGGGAGCGGATGGCGATGAGTCGCAGCATCGAGCACCTGGTGCGCAAGAGCTGGCTCACCCGCCAGGAGTTCCTCGCCTTCTTCAAACGAGGAAAAGAATAATCCCAGTTCTTACTCTCATCCCGGATCAACCCCCAGGGGGTACGGCATCGTCGCCGTACCCCCTGTTTTTTTTCCCGATTACACCCACCCGTCCGTGACTCTTGCCCCCTTTCAAATACAAAAAGATCGAAGAATCCCGAGAAAGCCAGACTGATATCTACCCACCAAGCGCTGCACGCGAACTAACGTCCCCCCTTTGCGAAGGGGGGACAGGGGGGATTTGTTCTGCTGGCATTGACATCTCAAAATAATTGGAAAGAATTGGCGTTTGCTAATAAATACGAGCAGGAGCTGGCGACCCCTTTCGCACCCACCTGCAGCCGCTGCGGTTTTGGGAACGACAGATAGATAGGATATCTTATGTGAAATTGTTAATCTAGTCGGGCGCGCGCATTCATTTGTCCAAACGCGGGAACTTGAGGGAGTAAAGGGGTAAAAGCAGGGATGGGAAGAAGAACGGGAAGAGCCGCCGGCACCGCGATATGATCGGGAGCCGGCGGCAGTAGATGCCGGGGAGGTACAGGGGGGGAAAGTTGTGGCCTTATTTTCTCTTTTTCTCGAAGCTGCGGCGGCGGATAACCTTCACGCCCTTGAGCAGGAACCCAGGCAGCGAGATCGCCGCGCTCTCCAGTTTCTCGGGGTTGAACTGGGACATGGGTATGCCGGTTTCCACCTTGAGGGACCCGCTCTTCTCGATCCCCAGGATCTGGCTGGGGTAGATGCTGCGGTAGCCCACGATGAGGAAGCTCACCATGCAGGCGATGGCTGCGTGCGGCGCGATGGCAGCCCCGAAGAGTTCCATGGCCATGACCGAGGCGGCGATCGGCGTGTTCGCCGCACCGGCTAAGAGCGCCGCCATCCCTATGGCCGAGTAGGTCGCCACCAGCGGTTCGTGCAAAAGAACGGCAAAGAGGTTGCCGGCCGTAGTCCCGATGAAGAAGATGGGGGTTACCACGCCGCCGCTCCCCCCGCAGGCAAGCGTTATCGAGGTGGTCAGCATCTTCATGAAGGTAGCCCCCATGGGGAGCACCGCACCGTTTAGCCCCGCCTCTATGGAATCGACGCCGAGCCCCAGGTAGCGCAGCGATATGAATCTTCCCACCAGGACCAGCAAGCCCCCCCCGAACAGTGCCTTCGCCACCGGGTGCCAGGAAAGGCGTTGGAACAGGCGGTGCCCCCACTGCATGATCTCGATGAAAATGAGCGCGATCAGCCCGCACCAGACCCCCAGCATGATCATCTCCGCGAAGTTCCAGCCGGTGACCTTCGGGAAGATGGTCACTGCGAGATGCGGGTAGTTCACCCCTAAAAGCGTGGCGACGTGAAAGCCCACGATCCCCGCGACAAAAGAGGGGAACAGCACGTCGTAGAATACCTGGCCCAGCACCAGTACCTCGACGCCGAAGAGGGCACCGGCTATGGGGGTGCCGAAAACGGTGGCAAAACCGGCGCTGATGCCGCAGATCACGATCTTGCGGCGGTCGATGTCGTTGAGCCTGAGCAGCGAGGCAAAGCCCGAGGCTAGGCCTGCGCCTATCTGTGCGCAGGGACCCTCCTTGCCGGCGGAACCGCCACCGGCAAGCGTTATCACCGTTGCCACAAGCTTCACCGGCACCACCATGAGCGGGATTCTGCCCATCCGCTGGTGCACCGCCTCGATCACCTTCTCCGTGCCGTGGCCGGTCGCTTCCGGCGCGAGCCAGCGGACCAGGAGCGTGCTGGCGACAAGAGTGACCGGGAGCAGCAGGTAGTAGTCCGGGAAGCGGGCGTACTGGCCGGAGGTCCAGGCCAGGGAGCGGAGGAAGGCAGCGGTGCCGCATCCGACGAGGACTCCCACCGCGGAGGCGTAGGTGGCCCACTTGAGGACGCTGGCTAGAAGTGTCAGTTGCACCATGAGGTTTTTGCGCATCTGTGTTCCTTCAAAAGGGGATAGGGGCGAGCCGAAATCGAAGCAAAATCGGCGTCCTCTGGAGATATATCGAAAACTGAATGGAAAGCGGTAGCGCCGATGGTATGCTCTTTAGATCCCAATTGCAAGGAGGCTCGTATGAAAGCAAGCACTTACCGCATCCTATTGGCAACGCTCTCCGCGGCGCTCGTCGCAGCGCCGGTCTTCGCAGCGCCGTGGCAGCAGTGGCGCGGCAGCGGCGGCTGGGGCATGGGGAGTGCCTACCAGCGGATGTACGACCCGGCGAAGGTGGAAACGGTCGCAGGCGAGGTGGTCGTCGTCGACGAGGTGAGCATGGGGAAGGGTCCCAAAAAGGGGATCCATCTCAAGCTCAAGACGGACCAGGGGACCATCCCGGTGCATCTCGGCCCCTCGTGGTACCTTGAGCGCCAGGACACCAGGATCGCTACGGGTGACCGGGTCGAGGTGAAGGGGGCCAGGGCGGATTTCGGGGGCAAACCCGCCATCATCGCAGCCGAGGTCAGGAAGGGGGACGAGGTGCTGATACTTCGCGACGCGGCCGGCGTCCCGGCCTGGGCGGGGTGGCGGCGAAAATAACTGCGCTGTCTCACGAGGCAACGAGGCGCACCGCCCGGTGCGCCTCGTTTGATTCAGAGCCGGAGCTTACCTCCTGGCTTTCTTCTTCTTTTTCGACTTCCCCTTGCGCTCCTTCGAAACCTTCTTCCCCTTCTTGTGTTTGGAGAGATGTTTCCTGTACTCCTGCTTCTTATGCGCCTTCTTTAGGTCCAGCTTGCTCAGAAGCTCCACCGGCTCCAGCAGATCCGGGTCGGCTTTCCGTGCCGCCGCCAGCGCCTCGCGCGCCTTTTCCTTCTCGCCCAGCCGCAGGTAGAGCTTGCCCAGCGCGTTAAGCGCCCGGGCATGGTCCGGCTTCAGCGCGAGCGCCTTCTGGTACTGCTCCCGGGCGCCGTCGTTGTTGCCGCGGAAGGCGTAGATGACCCCCAGCCGGTACTGGTCGTTGGCGCTCTCCGGGTTCAACTCGGCCGATGCTTTAAGAAGCTTCTCGGTGTCGTCGTAACGCCGCGCCTTCACGTACAGCGATATGAGGAGTTCCCTCGCCTCGGCGTGCCTCGGGTCGAGCCTCAGCACCTCGATAAGGTGCTTTTCCGCCTGCTCCGGCTGTTTCCGTTTCTGGTAGAGCCGTGCGATCCCCAGATGGGCGACCTCACTGTCCTGATCTAGCTCTATGGCCTTCGAGTAGGCTCTGATGGCGTCTTCGTACTGCCGGCGCTGCTCGTAGAGCCGGGCGAGCTTGTAGTAGCTCAGCGGGTTGTCCCCGTGGCGTGAGACGAGCTCCCGGTACTGTGCGATGGCGGCATCCAAGTCGCCGCGTACCGTGTGGATCTCGGCGAGCCTCCTTCGGGCGTCGCCGTTTTCGGGGTCGAGCCGTATCGCCTCGGAGAAGCGGCGGATCGCCTGGTCCAGATCCCCCTTGCGCTCGTAGAGGGTTCCCAGGTTGTAGAGCAGCTGGCTGGATGTCTCCTTTCGTCGCAGCGCTTCCTCGTATGCGGTTATCGCCTCGCCGTCATGCCCCGCGGCCAAAAGCGCATCCCCCAGCTTCTCGCGTACCCCCGGCGCGTCCGGCTGTTTCAGAAGCAGCGCCTCGTACTCCCGCGCCGCCTTCAAAAACGCGGTCCCTTGCTGGTACAGCGCCGCTTTTTCCAGGTGGTCCGCGGGCGTCGATGCCCGCTCCATTCCAGCCTGCCGGTATTGCGCATCGGCAAGCTTCTCCTCGCCTATCAGGTCCAAAAGGCGTGCCAGGCGGAAGTGGATGTCGCGGTTG from Citrifermentans bremense harbors:
- a CDS encoding PleD family two-component system response regulator is translated as MAETKIKLEKGVRMIECDERELWILGLGDRVERGAIVCSYLAEGGHRARTAKVSELANCTPKAILLDLSPWSDDGWGVLLALKENTATREIPILPMYLSEIGQVGAVFPVAGFFTLPIDKKYLAKKLKQFGLTDESDDYDLQVMIVTRRGEEDVQHAITDLGFEVVNAYTGKEAVALGTIVHPYMMFCALMLPDQASFELLERFRLYPQTRNIPFFVLLKGEMKDGERMAMSRSIEHLVRKSWLTRQEFLAFFKRGKE
- a CDS encoding tetratricopeptide repeat protein codes for the protein MNLRKNGRICRPALLVLGFLSCGFTWGSSLPPCDKASEAVKEITRQSSADKRLEAEKKVRELCADGGAAHYLKGLALEAAQRQEEAVEEYRSAVKKDPQLAEAHGRLGLLLFEKGAREEASVELFEASKSKPDPAYAKALGDIFQAAQLYALALSQYERALPTYGNDAKLRVGMARSYLGLGERAKARDLLVEALRLDPANLAASLELAEIYRGDKQYQDALQQLKQASAAHPDNRDIHFRLARLLDLIGEEKLADAQYRQAGMERASTPADHLEKAALYQQGTAFLKAAREYEALLLKQPDAPGVREKLGDALLAAGHDGEAITAYEEALRRKETSSQLLYNLGTLYERKGDLDQAIRRFSEAIRLDPENGDARRRLAEIHTVRGDLDAAIAQYRELVSRHGDNPLSYYKLARLYEQRRQYEDAIRAYSKAIELDQDSEVAHLGIARLYQKRKQPEQAEKHLIEVLRLDPRHAEARELLISLYVKARRYDDTEKLLKASAELNPESANDQYRLGVIYAFRGNNDGAREQYQKALALKPDHARALNALGKLYLRLGEKEKAREALAAARKADPDLLEPVELLSKLDLKKAHKKQEYRKHLSKHKKGKKVSKERKGKSKKKKKARR
- a CDS encoding chloride channel protein; the encoded protein is MRKNLMVQLTLLASVLKWATYASAVGVLVGCGTAAFLRSLAWTSGQYARFPDYYLLLPVTLVASTLLVRWLAPEATGHGTEKVIEAVHQRMGRIPLMVVPVKLVATVITLAGGGSAGKEGPCAQIGAGLASGFASLLRLNDIDRRKIVICGISAGFATVFGTPIAGALFGVEVLVLGQVFYDVLFPSFVAGIVGFHVATLLGVNYPHLAVTIFPKVTGWNFAEMIMLGVWCGLIALIFIEIMQWGHRLFQRLSWHPVAKALFGGGLLVLVGRFISLRYLGLGVDSIEAGLNGAVLPMGATFMKMLTTSITLACGGSGGVVTPIFFIGTTAGNLFAVLLHEPLVATYSAIGMAALLAGAANTPIAASVMAMELFGAAIAPHAAIACMVSFLIVGYRSIYPSQILGIEKSGSLKVETGIPMSQFNPEKLESAAISLPGFLLKGVKVIRRRSFEKKRK
- a CDS encoding DNA-binding protein, translated to MKASTYRILLATLSAALVAAPVFAAPWQQWRGSGGWGMGSAYQRMYDPAKVETVAGEVVVVDEVSMGKGPKKGIHLKLKTDQGTIPVHLGPSWYLERQDTRIATGDRVEVKGARADFGGKPAIIAAEVRKGDEVLILRDAAGVPAWAGWRRK